In a single window of the Bacteroidales bacterium genome:
- a CDS encoding CAP domain-containing protein: MPKLHCILLFMVLATGCGKEKDDPVFSSALEEQVLEQVNLHRSQMGLAPLSLHPSLSRLARNHSGNMALQKVPFGHDGFSSRADWISKNLGSGSIGENVAMSSDDAVYTVQSLWLTSPGHKANIEGQFTSTGIGVAKGTD, encoded by the coding sequence ATGCCTAAACTGCATTGTATTCTTCTTTTTATGGTTCTTGCTACCGGGTGCGGAAAGGAAAAGGACGATCCGGTTTTTTCGTCTGCCCTGGAAGAACAGGTGCTGGAACAGGTGAATCTGCACCGCAGCCAGATGGGGCTTGCCCCGCTTTCGCTTCACCCTTCCCTGAGCAGGCTGGCACGAAACCATTCGGGAAATATGGCTTTGCAAAAAGTACCTTTCGGGCATGACGGATTTTCTTCGCGCGCCGACTGGATCAGCAAAAACCTGGGAAGCGGCAGCATCGGTGAAAATGTTGCCATGAGCAGTGACGATGCTGTCTATACCGTGCAGTCGTTGTGGCTCACATCCCCGGGGCACAAAGCCAACATCGAAGGCCAGTTTACCAGCACCGGTATCGGAGTCGCCAAAGGAACCGACTGA